Proteins from a single region of Nakamurella deserti:
- a CDS encoding globin, with the protein MNAPTTFYDEIGGHPTFDAIVGGFYRRVVDDPVLRPLYPEEDLGPAEVRFRMFLEQYWGGPRTYSDQRGHPRLRMRHLPFVIGPVERDAWLAAMRASLDDVALTPAQDERMWAYLVMAADSMVNSNPVTGPAG; encoded by the coding sequence ATGAACGCACCCACGACCTTCTACGACGAGATCGGTGGGCACCCGACGTTCGACGCGATCGTCGGCGGTTTCTACCGGAGGGTCGTCGACGACCCTGTCCTGCGGCCGCTGTACCCCGAGGAGGATCTCGGTCCGGCGGAGGTGCGGTTCCGGATGTTCCTCGAGCAGTACTGGGGCGGTCCGCGGACCTACTCCGACCAGCGGGGTCATCCCCGGTTGCGGATGCGGCACCTGCCGTTCGTCATCGGCCCGGTCGAGCGGGACGCCTGGCTGGCGGCGATGCGCGCCAGCCTGGACGACGTCGCCCTGACCCCCGCCCAGGACGAGCGGATGTGGGCCTACCTGGTGATGGCGGCGGATTCGATGGTCAACAGCAACCCGGTCACCGGACCGGCGGGCTGA